Below is a genomic region from Castanea sativa cultivar Marrone di Chiusa Pesio chromosome 2, ASM4071231v1.
aaactaacttGCACTTGAAgacgatttttttttattagtaataaagatttatggatataaaaaaaaagacatccaAGTACACAGGGAGTAACTTGCACTCTAAGATGGTAAAACCCAAGATACTTAGggatttttgaggtttttttttggatagataagaaaaattgtattaagaaaaaactacttcattaaaaaaaatgaagtaggCAGATAAAATATGTAcaacataaagaaaacaaaaaattatgaacaAGAAGGGAATTTAAAAACAGCAGAATGGATTCCTTAGAGATAAATCCCCACTCATGAGACCAATTGAACTAGGATCTTGCAAATAATGCTAGGAGCTTATCCTTGGTAAGCACCAAATCTTCAGAAATGCGATTATTTCACTCCTTCCAAATAATCCACATGACACAATGAGataccaaattccaaatattcgaAGAGTGctttctcaatcagtttctcCAACTTTCTAATAAATCAGTAACCTTCTTGAGTAAAACACAAGTAACACCAAACAATCTAAAGGTAAAACTCCATAACCGAGAAACCTCCCCACAATGCAACAGGAGGTGATCAATACTCTCCCCATTACATCGATAGAGGcaacaccaatccacaaaaGCAAAACCCTGTCTCCTCAAATAGTCACCTGTGAGAATCTTCCCTCATGCAGctgtccaaacaaaaaaagacacTCGATGTGGAGCCTTTATACCcgaaatgcttttccaaggaaaaGTAATAGAGTTGGTCgcctcaaagcaccataaaaaGACTATATGTCAAAATCCCCCTTCGACCCCAAACACCACCTCATCCTATCTCCTTCCTCAATAGGAGGATTCTGTGACTCAAAAGGTATGAAAAAAGTCCCCCACCAactccatctcccaatcattaaaaccACGTTGAAACCGTATATCCAACTCCACCCTTCCTCCACAGTATGACtcaccaacatttttttttttgataagtaacataaaaaatatattgaaagaaACAGCCCCATACATAGGAAATTTACTTTCATCAGCTCATCCCCACACCAACAGTCATACCAAAACCAGACCCTACTTCGCAACCCAATCTCAAAGTAGATAAACTTACTAAAACTCTCCCAACCCATCCGTATAACCCGCAATACACCACAACCATGTAAACCCCTACGCAACTTCGAGTAaaccacacccccccccccccctggaaaaaaaaaaatccttcccAAATTTCAAGCTGATCACACGCCCCATAACTGTCTCTCCTCAACTGCATAACACCACAACCACTTACCCAAAAGAGCTTTGTTAAAGGTAGTGATTTTCCTGATCCACAAACTAGGAAAATACACCATATCCCATCCTACCAAATGAACTTTATGCTCATCCTACAGACCTCCCCAAAGAAAATCCCTTTGTAACTTCTCAATCCTAAATTTCcgaaatatttttaatatgcaGGAATTGCAGAAACTGTGTTCCTTAGACACACATAACCAGACTGTTAAAACAACACGACTTTTACTTCAATTGGCTTCCTTTTTCAACATTGTTGTAGCTCCCCAACCAACTTTGGCATCACCCAATTAGATTCAAATGCAAATATTTTGGTCATAGCTCCCCTGCAAGTGAAGTGATATGTGTTCTCACCGTTACTTTTGTACATAGCACACCTGGCCAGCAGTATCATCCGACATCTAATAAGATTATCAACTATGAGGATTTTCCTCAAATCTGTTGTCCACACAAATGTTATGAGTTTTAGTGCCTGGAGGAAGTCATTCTTTCCCTTCGAGATTTGGAAGGTGAAAGCTCCTAAAGTAGCTTTTTTCACTTGGACAGCCACCAAGGGAAATATTCTTACATTGGATACTCTGAGGAAGAGGAATATATCTGTCATTAACTGGTGTTGCATGTGTACGATTAGTTGGGAATTGGTGGATCACTTGCTTCTACACTGTTCTTATGCGTATAGTTTGTGGACATTTGTGTTTAGCTTGTTTGGTATCTCGTGTGAAATTGTGATGTCAAGTAAATGGTGGAATCGCTAACATGTTGGAATAGGGATATTGGTTGGCATTGGATAGCAGTTATTTGGGGGGCAATTCTGTTGTATATCATGTGAACTATTTGGAGAGAACAGAACCAATTGAACTTTCAAGGGGGAGGAAGGCTCCTTCCTTGAGTTGAAATGGttcttcttgctttctttgtttgagTCAATTCATTTTCCTAGTTTTCAATCAATGTTAATAGTTTATCAATTGGTACAAACATGAGCCTAAGTCAACTGAAGGTACCAAGAGAATTCTTATGTTTTCTCACCACACATACCCAAAACTTTGTAATCAATCTAGTTGCGTAGGCATGCCAATGCAGTCACTTGTGTTTTGAAACGGTTAAATTTGCTCTGTGACATTGCTTATATCGTAGATTGAAGGCCAAACTACACATTTCCTTCTATAAGAATAGgggtaattttcaatttcatcctTATACATCCAATTTTGTGGCAATTTTGTCACTcaagtttcaagatcaagtcAATTTTATCCTTAATCAAGTCAACTTAAAAGGATTATATTGACTTGATTTTGACAATTGAGGAACAAAATTGACTTGATTTTGAAAGTTGAGGGGCGAAGTTGACATAATCAATAGCCAAGAGCCTTGTGGctcttgtagctcaactagtatGCATCTCATGGTGTTTCCAATGagacatctagggttcaaatttCCCCTTccctaactatcaaattatccaaaaaattgaCCCAATTAGGTACCTTGATTTTGAAAGTTGATGGATGAAACTAATACAATTAAATGAATAGGGATGAAATTGAAATTGTAACAAATGTACGGAGACCAAAATTGTAGTTTGGCCTAGATTAAACAAGATGTTGATGTGGAATTTTTTGGtgtattttggtttttatgttgtattttattttattttatttttttgtaggtCCCTACATATGCTTTAGAATGCTAATAGCGAGAGTTCATTTCCCATGCACAACTCCACTTTAACGGTATGTTTTTCCTTTCACATTCACTTGAGCTTGAAGTTTGAATAGCTTGTacttcatttattattttattcttctttttatttgggGTTTGCTTACTTAAGTAGGAATAAGTCATCAAAGAAGCAAAACAGTTTCTTTAATTCATTATCATAATGCTGTTAGTTTTATTGTCTGAATCATAGCTATGTCCTTGAATGCAAGGATTTCTACATCTTACTTGTTCATACTCCAATTCCAGGATTTTGAGGATGTTTGTGGAAGAgcattataaaatagttttgaaGTGAaaccttttgagttttgagaagtTAAGTAGGTATGATTTTCAACAAACACAAATGGTCGATGATGATCATGGGGGAAATTCTTGCAGAGTGGGCTAGGGTCAAACCCATGGTTagcaacaaattttattatgattCGTTTGCGAAGTGAAAGAGGCTGCTGTAATTCTAGGAAAGATAGGAAAATATGTGATGCAATATGAGTATCCTCAATTAAAAGGAGTAACCTGATGCTTAAtaagactttttttatttttattaacttgGGTACATCGCTAACACCTTCAAGTGCTGGGGAATGTTAGCTTTCTCACTCACACCACATGtacatatgtattttttttttaatatatgggACATGTACATatgtaagtatatatatgtatgtgaaataTTCTATGGTTGGgtctaaataaatttattgttcaaAAAGCATTGGTCTTGAATACTGTTGGAACTTGGTGCAATGGTATGTACCTTCTGCCCAACTGATGAGTCACGAATTCAAGTCTTGGAATCTGTATGTAGAAATTTGGGAGTAAAGTTGCCTACTAAGCCCCTCTCCCAAACCCTACAGAAAGATACAAATATGGCTTCCATGTAGAGTTCCCGTGCCTTTTCTTAGGGTGCAGGCTGCAAATTTTATTGGTTGGGACTCCCTTTGAAAGGGTTGAAAGAGACTTTGGTTTGTGTTAAAGTTGTGTTCTATGGGGATGAGAGAATAAATTTGATTGAGAATATATCAACTTAACTTAGCCCTACACACTATCTTGTTTTAGAATAGATTGAAGGAGgtgaaattatttattgttgaaatataaataaataataaaaattaaaaaatccaataaaacCTTTGCTTAGATGGAATGTTAAATGAATCAATTCGTTAAAACCTTGCTTAGGTGGAGGGTTAAATGAATCAATTCATTAAAAACCTTTCCTTAGGTGGAATGTTAGGTTcctgttttgttgttgttatataAAATAGATTACCACTTGTCTCGAAAGTTTTTTCTGTTAGACAATGTTGAATTtgataaagtttaattttgaatCTCATCTTTTCTTGTATTTCCAATTATCCATTTTAACATTCTCATTTCATTATACCCATTTTATGAACATGTTGCTTTTCAATAGCCTAACTTTCAGTACTAAAGAGTATAGCTGGTCTTATAGCAATCTTATAAATGTTCCCTTTAACTTAATAGATATTCTAGGATCACACAAGACTCATGATGCGCTTCTTCACTTATCCACCCTCTCTATCTTATTATTCACATCCGATTCAATCTCTCCTATCTTATataatctttttaattattgattcaAGATTTTGAAATAACTTAAGCATTGAGTTTTACAGCCTCTtcatctttgttttttcttttactaaaCTTACATTTCATGTACTTTGTTTTAGTCCTACTTCGCCTAAAGCAATTAGATTCTAAAGCATCCTTCCTAACTTCTAACTTAACATTAACTCCATGTTTAGTTTCAtcctctaaaattttattatttacaatctctctctctctctctctctatatatatatatatatattccaaggGACTTCATTTTGAATTGGTCTGCTCATCAGTAGCCAGTGCAAAGAGATATGAATTTCATGCAAACTTATAGTGATATGTAACATACTTGTGATTCCTCTGCATCTTCTCATTTTAGTTACAACTCTTTCATGCATATCTTTAATAGGCTTAATATACTTTAGAGgaactccttttttttcctaaaacccaccaccataataattaatatcattACAAATTTTAGCAACTTCACTGGAAATGTTCAGTTGACAAGGTTCTCAAGTGTTATTTCTTATTATATACATGGCTGAAAATTAATTTCATgagaaattttggaattatGATTGCCTTAATTCTGTAATGATGATGATCATTTATAATGTTAATTGGGCTATCTGGATTGCAGTAATTTTCTCACACCAGTCACAAATTAAAAAAGGGAACTTGCACAGTTTCTGTCTTCAGCACTCTGCTTTAAAATTCTATTCCCCTCTTAGAATTTAAATGCTATTGTGTTATCTTGCATACCCCACTGTGGTACTTGGTTGAGTGAGCCCTTTCACTATGCtctttatgtatatatatatataaattagattttttccTTTATTCAAAAGAAACATGGGGTCACTGCAGATTACTTGTGAGGGCAGACGGTGACAAGAAGCCTGCAGTCACCTACTGAGTCTCCATCCAGCAGTAGGTGCATATCTAAGAAGACCTTTTCTTGCTATGATGCTGAGTTTGACATAAAAGAAATAATTCTACTAgacttataaatttaaaaaaaaaaaaaaatcactcaacAAGACATGCAATTTCTTATAACTTATTAGAATATTAGTTTAGATAGAGTACagtgaaaaaaataactaaaaaaatacaaaatgctactgaaatgaacaaaacttAATGAGATACTGATCACAATCCTCTGATTTAGGTTGAAGGTAAGGAAAGGACAATTTAAAAGAACATGTGTGGAAGCAGTCAGAAAAATGCTGAGCTTTTACTGGAAGATATGGTTCAAGATGGAGCAGAATGGCAGAGGGATCTATTTAGCTGACAAAGTGACAGGATGAAggtatttataaaagaaaaaaaaaatgaagagcaAACAAATTGACAGGTTGAAGGCCTAATTGATTTAGTTAATTTGTGTTAATCACAATCAAGTGATGTGTTGTATCCTAGTACAAGTGTATTGTAGTGTAACCTTTGAGTGCTATATTTATAAACAAGTTTCCTTCAGAAAGTTATAAAAGCTTCTTTATAGTTTGAAAGAGCCCTGTTTTCTGTCAAGTTCATCATCGAACCTAGGCTTCTGGACAATCTGTATTAGCAAAATTCTAGAGGGTCTATCTTGGATGGCTGGGGTCCCAATTTCCATCTAGtgggaaattttttaatttcacagGTTTAGCATAATTTGAATTACATGTGATAGAATAGTTACTGTTCTTCCCTCTTGCCTTACGAGTAATTATTGGCTTATTGCTCGTGTTACTATGCTTCAACATACTCACGTACGCATTGCTTGTTTGAAGATGTTCTTCTTTGGGACAATTCTGGAATTCATACGAAATTTTCATTTCCCTGTCAGAATGCTCTACTTGATGGAAAAGTTTgtatttgttgttttgttgaGTACGTTGTCTGTAGCATTAGGAAATAGGAAGTCGGTCTAACCCAAAAATTTATGGGTCGACTGTTTGGCTGCTGCGGAATTCGTTTTACGGAAAATCAATTCCggtgtttggtttgttcaaACATTTTACGGAAAATGCTAATCTTTTTTATGGAAAACcaattcccatgtttggtttgtGGATCATTTTACAGAATTTATGAAATGCCTTTTACAAATTCAGCACCTGCATTGCCTAGACAAACCTGTAACAGTACAAAAGTAATCATCTGAATATGCccataatatttatatcaaaacagcCACATCAATCTTGGAGAGTGGCATTACACCTCCATGGTGTACAAAAATGATACCTACACATGGTATCTGAACAGTACAAATACATAATTTGGGCAATTGTATCGTCCTAATAATACAAAAgactacatatatataatacaatggTAGGTGAATGGTGAATACTAGTACTACAACAAAAGTTAATTCCTAAAGCTGCTGTCACAGTCAACATGAAACAGACAAGTCAGAGTTGTGTGAACAAAAAACTATCCATCCACAGCTTTCTCAGCTTAGCATTCTTGGCTAGAAATTCCCGTGCTGCCTTCTTATTTTCACAGAGATGGTCAAATGCAGTTGCAAGCATGTTTTCGCTATACCCATCCGCCACCATAGTCATGACCTCATTGTAAAGAGTTGTGTAATCCATCGGGCCCCGGTTGATTTCTTTCAAAGCCACTGCTATTTCTTTTAGCTGATAAGATAGATCAGTCAGCACACTATCATCATTGTTAGAAGGTGCACAACCTCTTTTGCGGGACTTGGAAATTCCCGACCCAGTGGTGGATGACTTGACTGCATTCTTCCCTTTTTCCACCACACCTTCCTCCACATTGTCCGCCACAAACTCAGTATTGTCCCCATTGTCTAGCTCATTCTCAATATCCACATATGACTTAGAAAAGCTACATGTGGCTGTATCCTTCTCCATAACAATAGCCAATTTATCGTACATCTCAATCTTTTTGTTCAGATACTCTGCATGCTTATGATGCGCTTGTAAGggagaaatgaacatataacaATGCAATAATCACTTCACTCATAAATTCAATATTCAATTCAATATAGATGCCATTAGATCAGATCTAGGTCaatgataaacaaaaaaatctgTTAGGGAACAGATTACATAACCCATGATTTTGAAGATAAGTACAACTAAAAATACAATGTACAAATGCTAAGACTAGATTTTACAATAGATTCGCACATGAAagttatatttgaaaatttgtaaaaacAATGGAATCCTAAAAAGAATGACACTATaactaaaaaaacatatattatcatttataTTACGAAAATATAGTTGGAAGTCATACCATGACTTCTTCTTGATATGTCTTCAAATCGtatgttatcatttttaagttATCGTCCCAGCCGAAACCACTCTTCTTCCTAATTGTTTGAATAGTGGTCCACATGGTCCTCAAAGTCCATAGTCGATTCTCTACATAAGAGATGTGGCACTCGACCGCAAATTGAGTAGATATCTCCTTCGCTACAAGAGCAAAGGAGCCAGCCTTGAAAGTGTTAGAAGGCTTGTTGCCCTTCGCAGCCTCATCAGCAAGTAGCTTAAGCATAGCCGTGTGCATGGGGGGCAGCCACCTGAACTGCTTAGTGGCGCCCACCTTCTCTTTTCCCTTCGACATTACAACATATGAAAATTGTATAGTGAGAGTAGCATTTAAAAATGAGAGTAGCATTTAGTAATTACACTCGGAATATGAACAACAAATGAAACACACATACAACCACGCTTATAGATGTGCACAACAGAACGAAACATGCTAACACCAGAAATAACAATGTAATGCTGGAAATAACAATGTAATGTTGATAATACTTTTTCCTTACACCACCAGAAGTTTATAGTAAATACATTGTCGTTACAGAAAAAAATACAGCACATATTACAATCATAGAAATCTAAATAAAGTACTACTCTCCACTGCTGGTATAATAAGACCACATAACTTGGTATATCTTATATCTCTTAGCATTCCATAGTCTAATGTATCCAACGGGGTCCCGACGTGGCTGTATTTCTTGTTGGGGGCCACTAGACTCTACTTGGTTCATTGCAGCTTTCATAATATGGTCATTTGGTTCAACCCCCGTAATGTAATTATAAGCCACATAACATGCTAACACTACTTTCACTTGGGTTTCAAAAGACCAAAATGGTTCTGCATGCAATATTCAAAAACGTTTCTTCAACACTCCAAACACTCGCTCAATGGTAGTTCTCAATGAAGAGTGTCGGAGGTTGAACAATTCTTGCTCATTCTTAGGAGGATAATCACTAAACTCTTTCAAGTGATATCGCACACCCCGATAAGGTGAcaaaattccatttttattatcatACCCAGCATCACCAAGATAATATTTACCTACATATATTCAACAATTAAACCAAATCACTAGTATTCTTAGGAAAACGCACAATatttattaaactaataaaccaAAAAGGTGAAGTAATCCTATAATAtctttgagaattgaaaatatCCCTCGCCTAGCAAATGCATCATTTAATACACGTGAATCATGTGCCTTGCCTTCCCATCTAGCCAATACATAAGTGAACTTTAAGTCAAAACTAATGGCAGCTAACACATTTTGCGTGGTTCCATCTTTGCGACCATGAAACCTTCCTTGTATTTCAGGTGGCACAGATGCACGAACATGTGTACCATCTATTGCTCCAACACAATCCTAATTTTCGACAGACATAATGGTTTAAAATTACACAAATCTTCacaatttacaaaaatacaCAAGTTGCAATATTTACCTTGAAATATGGGTAGAACCTTCTGCTATTCCTTATCTCTGGGGGTGTATCTTCGCTAGGCAGTCTTATTAGAGCTATATATAATTTCAGGATCCCCTGAGGACGACCTGGAAGTatctgttgggaaatttagaccctggttgatagaatcaacaagttttaaacccaagttgttaattagatttattatgcataaaacttgttaaaacaactaaacatcaatatcatgtcaaaactaagtgcagcggaaaaataaataagacaagatatgatgacctaggaaaaccaatgaaaccaaccagtttcacagtaaaaaacctagggggaaactttcctgaaaagcaatccactatagtaaagagaagtttcagatctagtacaaaacctttgtccctagactctacaatccccgtaaatgaactcacagcagaaaccttctaccgcttcagaacttttgaactcttcaatatatgaacgccaccctttgatgcacggatcccagtacgtgactcactcctttgcacgaatcccaatacgtgacccactcactaacttgagaaagaagaatgttggttgcaaagttcttcacttcatcaacaatgaagatcaagaagcacttggttacaaaaccctaaggcgcaaagacgcagcagtttttttttttttttgagagaataaggctttggtcaccttttgtatatattctccttgtattctcatatGTGACGGCCACTAAAATAtgtcttatatatgtttagggttgtgagaaaagaaaccctacacaaatacaaaagcctggcccaaaaatcagatctgaaaattctaatttccgtaacctcgatagatagcatctgttgAGCCttattaaatctcgatagatagcatttGTCGAGCAGTTGTCCACCAGATGTCCAGCAgctatccgcaggtgtccagctttagtaaacaccttttcgtcacttgtttcttggtccaatcttcatggctttaatactagacttgaacaacatgttctttgaagtattaaacacatcatagatctatccaaatataagtaaaatgcgttttttcaaaggattagccaattatataaataatgaatgacatatgttctaaacaagtgaaacacatatgtcctaacaatcttcccctttggcaatctgtgacaaaaccataaccaacaaatgaacatatgagagaagttatAAATCACTGAACTCATatacacttgttgaatacaataaaatctatcctaacacaaactcttgaaaaactttgcaagaagagagtgtATGACAAGTAGagtttgacaacttgtatttctgaaacactttaaataaaactcatcaaggcattttagtgtgaaacagaaataatagattgcataaaaataaagaaacatgtgtataaagaaagaaaagacacaacacatgtagagataagtgaaagaaacatacaacatcatatatatatataacaaaatgagcacaatgtatgtaataatggttACAAGACCTAGGTATAAGAAGatgaagctaaaagtagctcctacaacaacaaagaggtaaacactcctcctaacaagatgaaacacatctcccccttacaaaggcatgtatttctccccttaacttgtagaatcttaaagaaagaaaccacaaagTCTCcaatttctctccctttttgaCACGATTGACAGAGGGTACAGGAAACTATAAAGCTTCAttcgagaaacataaagatgataaaaaatgatcaagggggcacaaagaatccataaacaTGCATggatgtaatgaaacaagatgctatggataaCAAGATAAaggaaacatgcaaaacatgtgaaaaacaaatgcatgcagaggatctcgatcgatcgagaggtatcgagaagctatcgagtatacctcgatggatcgaaaagCTATCGAGAAATTATTGAGGGGATAGGAACTTTCTCAATCGAttcacctagctatcgagaggtgttgagattgcgataagatgcaatAGAAgaactcgacagataagccaggtatcgagaggtgtcaagaaggtgtcgagatggcttacaaacagtttttcaaagaggagaaaaacacagataagaatgcaatcaaacatgcaactcagccaataacccaaccaacattttaacctctcaaaaacatctctcaaccaaCAAAGAGTGAAGCATATAGctcccaacacacacacacacacactaaacacgtctaactgattttatatttcaaaaataagttaaggcagtttagtgagcatacatcaacacatgtaaaccttgtgatggccaaatcacattgtacctgcacatgtatcaagagtagcaaagaatattgcgtgttatgtgtgaaaacatcgcaatattgcataagtgtctctatgttatgacgatttgaaatatgagaaaatcactttaattcacacacaatcataactgtttgatggggactatcacctttgaggtacatcctataactcccacatctcctagaaaacacgtttgcaatcatatttaaagcatttttaatctttttgcttttattttctttgcatattttctttttattaagcaaatcatgcatgggtatatgaaaaagagaaaaagaaatacccaGTTATGTtcagcttttgacattgcacttttgctatgccgaaacatacagatgtcatatcatgattgacgggtaacagtggtgagatggttatttatgcatttctcttaggattttctagtcctacccgtcaaaaagagtgatacgagtgttaagtttaagagatcacttaaccttactcatcacaaataaagagctacaaagctcacttgcttagttgtgcataaaaatactcatctaagctacaagagatacaaaatttagaaaactctgtttcaatggccattttaaggttcacaagaactgatgtacacaaacacatactgtttttgcatttttctgattttttcaatttttattttgaaaacaaaacaaaataaagcctaataaaccaaacaaaaacagacaaacaacatgaaagaaagatgcaaatgcataaAGGCATGATAGAAgaatgcagatgcatgaaagcatgatttcaaaagcagaaaataaatcaagcaaagagagtcctactttagatagaaagaattaaatcagaggacaaacagaaaagacaattaagtcttaggctcctttctcacccacacagcacgagtctttggccgtgaagatgaaaagacacgtgtcctagtatgactactaaaggacatagaagaattagaattcccctgcaattgagttaaaaagctcaaaaattttaataactcaccaaaagtatccatgacaacgggggtcaaggatcacactcaggaaattaatccaatcagagtgtacctgctctgataccatttgttgggaaatttagaccccggttgatagaattaataagttttaaacccaagttgttaattagatttattatgcataaaacttgttaaaacaactaaatatcaatatcatgtcaaaactaagtgcagcagaaaaataaagaagacaacatatgatgacctaggaaaactaatgaaaccaaccagtttcacagtaaaaaacctggggggaaaccttcccgaaaagtaatccactatagtaaagagaagtttcagatctagtacaaaacttttgtccctagactctacaatccctgtagatgaactcacagcaaaaaccttctaccgcttcagatcctctgaactcttcaatatatgaacgccaccctttgatgcacggatcctagtacgtgactcactcttttgcacgaatcccaatacgtgactcactcaccaactaaAGAAggaagaatgttggttgcaaagtttttcacttcatcaacaatgaagatcaagaagc
It encodes:
- the LOC142625083 gene encoding uncharacterized protein LOC142625083, which encodes MSKGKEKVGATKQFRWLPPMHTAMLKLLADEAAKGNKPSNTFKAGSFALVAKEISTQFAVECHISYVENRLWTLRTMWTTIQTIRKKSGFGWDDNLKMITYDLKTYQEEVMHAEYLNKKIEMYDKLAIVMEKDTATCSFSKSYVDIENELDNGDNTEFVADNVEEGVVEKGKNAVKSSTTGSGISKSRKRGCAPSNNDDSVLTDLSYQLKEIAVALKEINRGPMDYTTLYNEVMTMVADGYSENMLATAFDHLCENKKAAREFLAKNAKLRKLWMDSFLFTQL